The proteins below come from a single Diadema setosum chromosome 21, eeDiaSeto1, whole genome shotgun sequence genomic window:
- the LOC140244542 gene encoding testis-specific serine/threonine-protein kinase 3-like gives MHNIPLGRNYKLQVVITMENSIDNSQRSVTVGLVTTEHRNQHGTVTKLRSIQRNTDGAGQSTARSSVKIKKRATPENSEPKSYSRASTLTSPCSGKDEIKALLPSGKKTCRPKVASGRASGREEVRQSRQQQVCSSQVCKPKTPRPSKVPQLYKPKGDGTKVTDKHYQSKHCETHGRCSTTEEKSTNKSSKVSDKHNTKTEEHAKQSQNSRKKSSKPPQSPSEFDVKMTAKVLKTRGYLLEGKLGEGTYAKVRRAYSYHHNCRVAIKIVSRSRLNTRFKQKFLPRELRIVRSIRHPNIIELLEMFEINGVIFLIMELARHGDLLEYVQKKHALRDSEARAVFTQIISAVEYLHTNGIYHRDLKCENILLDWGPTGITAKLSDFGFAREWNEAFKPCSTFCGSAAYASPEILQAIPYDPYWADIWSLGVVLYIMITGRMPFDDSNIREALEDMHHNRLNFSRRRLVCIEVQRLLRTILTYEPKQRPSTQSIRSSAWMRGRCTMPHPSAIKSSSSAGGGI, from the exons ATGCACAACATTCCCCTTGGGCGTAATTACAAGCTTCAAGTCGTGATTACAATGGAGAATTCAATCGACAATTCTCAACGCTCAGTGACGGTGGGATTGGTAACAACTGAACACAGAAATCAACACGGCACAGTCACCAAGCTCCGCTCCATACAGAGAAATACTGACGGGGCCGGCCAAAGTACTGCGAGATCTTCTGTTAAAATTAAGAAGAGGGCGACACCGGAAAACTCGGAACCGAAAAGTTACTCAAGAGCTTCCACACTGACGAGTCCATGTTCGGGAAAGGACGAAATAAAAGCACTATTACCATCGGGAAAGAAAACGTGCCGGCCCAAGGTGGCGTCGGGGCGGGCTAGCGGTCGCGAGGAAGTGAGACAAAGCAGACAGCAGCAGGTGTGTTCCTCTCAAGTCTGCAAGCCCAAAACACCCCGACCGAGCAAGGTACCCCAGCTGTACAAGCCGAAAGGCGATGGCACGAAAGTCACGGACAAACATTACCAATCGAAGCACTGCGAAACTCATGGGAGATGCTCCACCACGGAAGAGAAGTCCACAAATAAATCAAGCAAGGTATCAGATAAGCATAACACAAAAACTGAAGAGCATGCTAAGCAATCACAAAATTCGAGGAAAAAGTCTTCCAAGCCACCCCAATCCCCATCTGAGTTTGATGTGAAGATGACGGCAAAGGTCTTAAAGACTCGGGGCTACCTCCTGGAAGGAAAGCTTGGCGAGGGGACTTATGCCAAGGTGCGGCGAGCCTACAGCTACCACCATAACTGCCGCGTCGCCATCAAAATCGTGTCCCGCTCGCGCCTCAACACCAGATTCAAGCAGAAGTTCCTGCCGCGAGAGCTGAGGATTGTCCGGTCCATCCGGCATCCGAACATCATCGAGCTCCTGGAGATGTTTGAGATCAACGGCGTCATCTTCTTGATCATGGAGCTCGCCCGTCATGGCGACCTTTTGGAGTACGTCCAGAAGAAACACGCACTCCGAGACTCGGAAGCTCGCGCAGTCTTCACCCAAATCATATCCGCTGTGGAGTACCTGCATACCAATGGTATATACCACCGCGACCTTAAGTGTGAGAACATTCTCCTCGACTGGGGCCCAACGGGCATCACGGCCAAGCTGTCTGACTTCGGATTTGCGCGCGAGTGGAACGAAGCCTTCAAACCGTGTTCGACTTTCTGCGGCAGCGCCGCTTACGCCTCGCCAGAGATACTGCAGGCGATACCTTACGACCCCTACTGGGCAGATATCTGGAGTTTGGGGGTGGTGCTATACATTATG ATCACTGGTCGAATGCCTTTCGATGACAGCAATATCCGCGAAGCCTTGGAAGACATGCATCACAACCGTCTCAACTTTTCCCGCCGAAGACTCGTCTGCATCGAGGTACAGCGGTTGCTACGCACCATCCTGACCTATGAGCCCAAGCAACGACCTTCCACTCAAAGTATACGCAGCAGCGCCTGGATGAGGGGGCGCTGCACCATGCCGCACCCTTCCGCTATCAAGTCGTCTTCGAGCGCGGGCGGAGGGatatga